The Melospiza georgiana isolate bMelGeo1 chromosome 1, bMelGeo1.pri, whole genome shotgun sequence genome contains the following window.
GACTGAGTGTGATTCGTCCACCAGACCTCCACCAACCCTTTGAGGAAAAATGCCTACCAagctttaaaacagaaaatggaaaaaaaaatcacagaaagtGATGCTAACAAGTGATGTAGCTTCTTTGATCTTCTTGAACCACACTGGTTAGAAGTTCTGAAAAAGGTATACAACATTTTATAGAACTCTGTAAAATACATGAAAGCTTTTTGAGACAATACTCAACATGCCCCAGAACTTCTGGGTTCTTGCTGCATGTATAGGGAAGGCACAAACTCAAATCATTACTAATTGTCTttaagtttttcttttgttttaccCTGGAATTTTAATAGATTCCTTAAAATTTACTTACATCATCATAGTGGAAGTTCACGAAACCCTGCTGAGTTGTATCCCTTCTTCTAAAACATTCTGCAAAAATTCATTAAGAAAACAGAAACCAGGTAAGAAGAATtgcaaataaacattttttttaagtgtatAGTACTTTCCTAAAATTTCCCAAGTCACACGAAGGAGAACATGATCAAGAATACTGCTATTCACTCCAAGACTAAATTTTTATATCATATACAACCCTTAATGTTCTGTTAATAAACTAAGTTTCCCAATTTTGATAACATTACCCTTCCAGTCTCTGGAATGAATCCTGCATTAGTATAAAGTCCTTTTTTTCAtgggaatttaaaaaatcctagtcTATAGACTATTGATAGAAACCTCTTTTGTAGTATGCCGAAGTTGAACTTGAGATAAGTGAACAAACAggttttattaaataaaaatacattatgGGGATGACAGCAACAAGGCCCCAATCCAGCATACCAGTGAGAGCTCGGAGTTTCACACAGCAGGCAATGTAATCATCAAATGCAATCTTCCCTTGAGTGCTGTATCGCTTTGTGATGGCAGTCACAGCCTGTGGGCTCAGTCGAaatcctattttaaaataataaagtcTTAGTTTGAAAAGCCAGGTAAGTTAATAGAATCCAACACGTTTTCATTGGAAATATCATGTGTTAGTTACTGCAGGATGGTAACTGGGAAATGGTGAGTCAGTGTCAGAAGCAAGAACATTTCACAACTTACCCATGGTCATCAAGGCTTTCTCCAGTTCCTGACGATCCACTGTGCCACTTCCATCACTGTCAAAACTTACAAAGTGCTGCTTCCAGCCATTGACCACAGCCCAGAGTTCTTTAAACTCATTAAATCCCAGTGTGCCAGACATATCCCTCTGATTTCAAAGctaagaaaaacatttcttaacTAAACAAAACCACCAATGAAATTtgacaaacaaaaaaccaaacaaacaaaaaaggcatCTCTCTGTAGTTAAAACTTACTTGAAGGCCACTATTAATACAATTTTACTATTATTAATGTCTCTTGTAGAACACTAAAGCATCCCCCAGCACAGATGGTGGTAATACTACCCAAAACTTAAGGTCAGAGATCTGCTCTCCCCACTTCTTCCCAGTGAAACTTGCTAAAGCAATTTTCCCCTTGTGAATTCTACTTTAGTTGACACACTTCTCTTTAACCTGCTGCTATGTAATTGTATCCAATTAAATACatagctgaaataaaaataaatgccaaAGAACAAATTGTTATATTAGTTCTCTTGTATTCTAAGTGGTTTGTTCGAGATGCGCTAAGAGCCCTTCcagtttaatttctgcttttttccttttaagcaGAAAAACTTTCAATTTAAGTTTTGGCTAACAAACCTCCAAAGATTACAGCCTTACACAGAATATGTAAGTCTTCCACAGGTCCTACTGTTGAATGCCACATACCATTCCATTAGATACTCAAAGCTGATTCATTCATGAACAGGATTTAGGAGGACTTTGATTGTATTCAGGCTGTGTACAACAGATGCTTAAAATTCATTAGGAAGGATGAGAAATTGTAAAGGTGTCCTACTTGAAAAGCACAATAAGTGATTTGCACAATGTTTTATTCTGGGCCACCAGACCTGACTTTTCATTCACCTGATGGAGAAACAGCTCCCCAGGCTTAGAGGGATACCACTTGCTGTAAAATGATACGTCACCAAGAGCCTcacttatttattatttcttaatttgttAAAATTAGTGAGAATGGAGTTTTGTATCTTCCCAATCACAATGATCACAAGACTTAATAAGTAAAGGCTGAATGGAAACTACAAAGCATTTCCCAAATGTTCTGGCACTCTCTCATCTTTGCTTACACAATgcaaaatgtttacattttataCTAAAGGATACATCCAGCATTGAGATCATAAGTCTGCAAGTCTCTAAGTTGAAAGCtgttaaaatcagaaaaaggaaaaataaattatgttaaGAGCATATTCTTCAGTTTTATCTAAACATAAAATTTCAGATTtattataaatttaaattatataaacTATTATGTAATTGGTTCCCCTGTATAGAGCCATACCATATTTTTCATCCAAGTAAGAGCCATTACTTGTTAGAAAAACTGACAGCAGGTAATTTGGAGGCAATTCAAGTTATATTTAACATTAACTTGCTCTCATCTTAACCCACAATAGTTTTGGGTTTCAAAGTGGTCATTTCTATTCCCCCCAACAGACACCACTCGAGCAAGCCAGTGGCACTCACAGAAGCTGTAAATGGAACAGGAGGTATCCCAGCAGAGGACTACTGCCACAGATTTTGGTCACTATCAAAGCTCAGTTCAAACCAAAGCAAAGCATCTTTTGAAGAACTGTCTGTCCATTACAAAAAAACCACTTCAActccacagcccagcagagtgGGGAACTAAGGAGGCTGAAAAGGCAAATCCTTGGCACACAGAACTGAATATAGAGAATTTACATGTCCAAGATATGGAAAGGAAACCCATTTGCCatgcaaagaaaaaaccccagctctgcagaaggcACAACCACACACGTTTTCTAGGGAAGAAGAATTAGTGTGCTTTAGATGTGCTTGTTTATTCAAATCATTAACTTACGTTTATATGATCCTGCAATCCCTGACTGGGTGAGACATCTCTGTAGCTCATCAGCAT
Protein-coding sequences here:
- the SRI gene encoding sorcin isoform X2 gives rise to the protein MAYPGQPYGGAPGGPAFPGQAQDPLYGYFAAVGGQDGQIDADELQRCLTQSGIAGSYKPFNLETCRLMISMLDRDMSGTLGFNEFKELWAVVNGWKQHFVSFDSDGSGTVDRQELEKALMTMGFRLSPQAVTAITKRYSTQGKIAFDDYIACCVKLRALTECFRRRDTTQQGFVNFHYDDFIQCVMSI
- the SRI gene encoding sorcin isoform X1, whose protein sequence is MAYPGQPVPGGFYQGGYGGAPGGPAFPGQAQDPLYGYFAAVGGQDGQIDADELQRCLTQSGIAGSYKPFNLETCRLMISMLDRDMSGTLGFNEFKELWAVVNGWKQHFVSFDSDGSGTVDRQELEKALMTMGFRLSPQAVTAITKRYSTQGKIAFDDYIACCVKLRALTECFRRRDTTQQGFVNFHYDDFIQCVMSI